The Cyprinus carpio isolate SPL01 chromosome A5, ASM1834038v1, whole genome shotgun sequence genome has a segment encoding these proteins:
- the LOC109083737 gene encoding transmembrane protein 150A-like isoform X1, translating to MYSTIQKKDLSLLPSLCDFNAWIWRPEGRSSSVASLSSSHVPSLCVLACQCPLVIPPVSHPTSPLCSSPSCLGQTGLTVRPMTAWIILPVSLAAFSITGIWIVYAMAVMNHHVCPVENWSYNVTCTEETAKPGFPKTCCTIQDIPLISKCGSYPPESCLFSLVGNVGAFMVVLVCLLRYAQIIEHRNHCWLNTSGLVSGCTNAVGLVMVGNFQVDHAKTLHYVGAGAAFPAGILFVCLQCLLTYRVAVTALDYWMAHVRVALATGALITLVLSGIFFIHESFVLQHAAAICEWVFTVVILVFYGTFTYEFGTVTTETMLAGLQRNLSLGPGVMIGDDIQGDSLGGTTTKGLKSPGGSSTSTHLNCTHENIAML from the exons ATGTACAGCACAATACAAAAGAAAGATCTTTCGCTACTTCCATCTCTTTGTGACTTTAAT GCCTGGATTTGGCGGCCGGAAGGAAGGAGCAGCAGCGTGGCATCCCTCTCCTCCTCTCATGTCCCCTCCCTGTGTGTCCTTGCATGTCAGTGTCCCCTCGTCATCCCCCCTGTGTCTCACCCCACCAGCCCTCTGTGTTCCTCCCCCTCATGCTTGGGACAGACTGGCCTCACTGTCAGACCAATGACTGCCTGGATAATACTGCCTGTCAGCCTGGCTGCCTTTTCTATCACTGGGATATGGATAGT ATATGCTATGGCTGTAATGAACCACCATGTTTGTCCTGTTGAAAACTG GTCATACAATGTGACATGCACAGAGGAAACAGCCAAGCCAGGCTTCCCAAAAACATGCTGCACCATTCAAGACATCCCCCTCATCAG TAAATGTGGATCTTACCCTCCCGAGAGCTGTCTTTTCAGTCTTGTTGGTAATGTGGGAGCtttcatgg TAGTGTTGGTGTGTCTGCTACGGTATGCTCAGATCATTGAGCACAGGAACCACTGTTGGCTCAACACTAGTGGACTTGTGTCTGGATGCACCAATGCTGTGGGACTGGTCATGGTGGGCAACTTCCAG GTGGACCACGCTAAAACACTTCACTATGTAGGAGCGGGTGCTGCCTTCCCAGCAGGCATTCTGTTCGTGTGTTTGCAGTGTTTGCTGACCTACCGGGTGGCTGTCACTGCTCTGGACTACTGGATGGCTCATGTGCGTGTGGCACTGGCTACTGGTGCTCTCATCACACTGGTTCTCA GTGGGATATTCTTCATCCACGAGAGCTTTGTCTTACAACACGCAGCGGCCATCTGTGAGTGGGTCTTCACTGTAGTCATCCTCGTATTCTATGGGACTTTCACCTACGAGTTTGGCACCGTCACAACTGAGACCATGTTGGCCGGCCTCCAGCGGAACCTCTCGCTCGGGCCCGGTGTTATGATCGGAGACGACATCCAGGGAGACTCCCTGGGAGGCACCACCACAAAGGGTTTGAAATCTCCAGGTGGAAGCAGCACCTCCACCCATCTGAACTGCACTCATGAGAACATCGCAATGCTTTAG
- the LOC109083737 gene encoding transmembrane protein 150A-like isoform X2, translating into MTAWIILPVSLAAFSITGIWIVYAMAVMNHHVCPVENWSYNVTCTEETAKPGFPKTCCTIQDIPLISKCGSYPPESCLFSLVGNVGAFMVVLVCLLRYAQIIEHRNHCWLNTSGLVSGCTNAVGLVMVGNFQVDHAKTLHYVGAGAAFPAGILFVCLQCLLTYRVAVTALDYWMAHVRVALATGALITLVLSGIFFIHESFVLQHAAAICEWVFTVVILVFYGTFTYEFGTVTTETMLAGLQRNLSLGPGVMIGDDIQGDSLGGTTTKGLKSPGGSSTSTHLNCTHENIAML; encoded by the exons ATGACTGCCTGGATAATACTGCCTGTCAGCCTGGCTGCCTTTTCTATCACTGGGATATGGATAGT ATATGCTATGGCTGTAATGAACCACCATGTTTGTCCTGTTGAAAACTG GTCATACAATGTGACATGCACAGAGGAAACAGCCAAGCCAGGCTTCCCAAAAACATGCTGCACCATTCAAGACATCCCCCTCATCAG TAAATGTGGATCTTACCCTCCCGAGAGCTGTCTTTTCAGTCTTGTTGGTAATGTGGGAGCtttcatgg TAGTGTTGGTGTGTCTGCTACGGTATGCTCAGATCATTGAGCACAGGAACCACTGTTGGCTCAACACTAGTGGACTTGTGTCTGGATGCACCAATGCTGTGGGACTGGTCATGGTGGGCAACTTCCAG GTGGACCACGCTAAAACACTTCACTATGTAGGAGCGGGTGCTGCCTTCCCAGCAGGCATTCTGTTCGTGTGTTTGCAGTGTTTGCTGACCTACCGGGTGGCTGTCACTGCTCTGGACTACTGGATGGCTCATGTGCGTGTGGCACTGGCTACTGGTGCTCTCATCACACTGGTTCTCA GTGGGATATTCTTCATCCACGAGAGCTTTGTCTTACAACACGCAGCGGCCATCTGTGAGTGGGTCTTCACTGTAGTCATCCTCGTATTCTATGGGACTTTCACCTACGAGTTTGGCACCGTCACAACTGAGACCATGTTGGCCGGCCTCCAGCGGAACCTCTCGCTCGGGCCCGGTGTTATGATCGGAGACGACATCCAGGGAGACTCCCTGGGAGGCACCACCACAAAGGGTTTGAAATCTCCAGGTGGAAGCAGCACCTCCACCCATCTGAACTGCACTCATGAGAACATCGCAATGCTTTAG
- the LOC109083746 gene encoding E3 ubiquitin-protein ligase RNF181-like isoform X1, producing the protein MATYFDEHNCEPTNPEEQYRQNALLELARSLMQGLDIDSGSFDLSDWDQRLPPPAAKAVVQSLPIVIISSEQAADKALKCPVCLLEFEEQETVREMPCKHLFHTGCILPWLSKTNSCPLCRLELPTDNPDYEEFKKDKERRRQREHRLEDLHGSMYT; encoded by the exons ATGGCCACATATTTCGATGAGCATAACTGTGAGCCCACGAACCCAGAAGAACAGTACCGACAGAACGCCCTGCTGGAGCTTGCGAG GTCTCTGATGCAGGGTCTTGACATAGACTCGGGTTCATTTGATTTGTCGGATTGGGACCAGCGTCTCCCCCCTCCTGCAGCCAAAGCTGTGGTTCAGAGTCTTCCCATCGTCATCATCTCCTCTGAACAAGCAG CAGATAAAGCCCTGAAGTGTCCGGTGTGTTTATTGGAGTTCGAGGAGCAAGAGACTGTGAGAGAGATGCCTTGCAAACATCTGTTCCACACAGGATGCATCCTGCCATGGCTCAGTAAG ACCAATTCGTGTCCCTTGTGCCGACTTGAACTACCCACTGACAATCCAGACTATGAGGAGTTCAAAAAAGACAAG GAACGGAGAAGACAAAGAGAACACAGACTAGAGGATCTACATGGATCCATGTACACATGA
- the LOC109083746 gene encoding E3 ubiquitin-protein ligase RNF181-like isoform X2, translated as MATYFDEHNCEPTNPEEQYRQNALLELARSLMQGLDIDSGSFDLSDWDQRLPPPAAKAVVQSLPIVIISSEQADKALKCPVCLLEFEEQETVREMPCKHLFHTGCILPWLSKTNSCPLCRLELPTDNPDYEEFKKDKERRRQREHRLEDLHGSMYT; from the exons ATGGCCACATATTTCGATGAGCATAACTGTGAGCCCACGAACCCAGAAGAACAGTACCGACAGAACGCCCTGCTGGAGCTTGCGAG GTCTCTGATGCAGGGTCTTGACATAGACTCGGGTTCATTTGATTTGTCGGATTGGGACCAGCGTCTCCCCCCTCCTGCAGCCAAAGCTGTGGTTCAGAGTCTTCCCATCGTCATCATCTCCTCTGAACAAGCAG ATAAAGCCCTGAAGTGTCCGGTGTGTTTATTGGAGTTCGAGGAGCAAGAGACTGTGAGAGAGATGCCTTGCAAACATCTGTTCCACACAGGATGCATCCTGCCATGGCTCAGTAAG ACCAATTCGTGTCCCTTGTGCCGACTTGAACTACCCACTGACAATCCAGACTATGAGGAGTTCAAAAAAGACAAG GAACGGAGAAGACAAAGAGAACACAGACTAGAGGATCTACATGGATCCATGTACACATGA